The Hydrogenobacter sp. T-2 region AGGAAGGATGGTAGGATAGTGAAGGTGGACTCTTTAGATAAAAAGTCTGAGGTGTGTGAAAGGTTCAACATGCACTTGGCTATGCCCTTTCATCTTCCTAAGGTGGATGACCTTTTGAATTGGCTAAGTGCAAATATTGTGGAAGTTCCCGTGGCGGTTTCCATTGACCACCTAAGGTTTGAGGAGTTCTTCCATAAGGAGGAAAACCTACTAAACTTAAAAAATATCCATCGCATAGACCCATCAAAACTTGTCATACAAACAGGTCAGCTAAGTGGTATCGGCTGGCAGGAAACTGCAAAGAGTTTTTTTGGGTTCATAAGCGTTCTTGACTATACCCTCATAGGTAGGCTAAAAGCTCATATTGTGGTAAACGGACCTGCGAGCCTTTCCTTTGCCTTGGGAATTCTCTACGGGCACACAAGACCCTCTGTTTTCTACCATTACCATAGCAGTGAGAGAAAATACTTTCCCATTGACCTACAAAACACAAGGGAGATAAAGGAGCACACAAGGGACTACCAATTTGTGAAAAGTGAACTAAAAGAAGGTGGAGAAGACCTTGCGGTAGTCCTCTTTTTCTCCCACCACAATCCCACTGCGGACGTGGAGCATTTCTTAGAGAGCAAGGGCATTAAGGCAGACCTTTTGCTCCTTACTACAGAGTCTTCCAGAGGAAACCTTGAGCCAAGCAATTTCAAGAGGATAGCTCAAGAAATCTCCTCTGCGGTGCAAGAGGTAAAGGGTAAGAAAGCCTATAGGGCAATTCACTTTTTCTTTTCCTGCCCTGTCGCTTTGACATATCTTTTTGGCGTAGCCTTTGGACACTACGACAAGGGATACATATACAACTACAGTAGCAAAGACAGAACTTACGAGCGAGTGCTTGACCTTGAGTTTCTGAGAAGTTTGCGAGAGGGAGGATACATTATAAATATGGGAGGGTAGCGATGGAGTGGTTAGTTTTGGTTTTGGTGCTTGCCTTTCTTATATGGAGGATTAAAAAATCCAACGATGAAGCCTTTCCAAATTCTTAGAGATAGGAGGTGAGCTATGGAATGGATACTTTTACTGCTGGCAGTCCTCTTTCTCCTCTGGAAGATAAAAGATGCCAACGACGAAGCTTTCTCTTCTAACGTGCACCCTGGGATTTCTAACCTTTCAGAGCAGTGGGGAAACACCAGCTCAGCACACACGAGCTCCTTAGACTCTCATAGCCCTCTTGAGGATGAAGACAGAAGACTCTGGGAGAGCTACTCATCCCTTGACAACGACACCACAAGAAGGTGGGACAGCCAAGATGACTGCGATATTTCCCGTGCCATGTGGGACCCATCATGCCCTATGTATCATGTCTTTAACGACCATTGGAA contains the following coding sequences:
- a CDS encoding SAVED domain-containing protein, whose protein sequence is MWNFSLFKEEDLIEFLHRGDLEEVLVDLIRQWDYLSPGVHFALVKHLRLSERYFDEEKLAKALGIKKASAKTLLENPYVEFEFPAVSERDGKLIRGLAIKDTPEVFCNLPEKKRYITPVVEYLRSKGFVSGSVSVIFDSEFVGNSFQLSLTLALCMDAEKKRLPPNLCWSGGVRKDGRIVKVDSLDKKSEVCERFNMHLAMPFHLPKVDDLLNWLSANIVEVPVAVSIDHLRFEEFFHKEENLLNLKNIHRIDPSKLVIQTGQLSGIGWQETAKSFFGFISVLDYTLIGRLKAHIVVNGPASLSFALGILYGHTRPSVFYHYHSSERKYFPIDLQNTREIKEHTRDYQFVKSELKEGGEDLAVVLFFSHHNPTADVEHFLESKGIKADLLLLTTESSRGNLEPSNFKRIAQEISSAVQEVKGKKAYRAIHFFFSCPVALTYLFGVAFGHYDKGYIYNYSSKDRTYERVLDLEFLRSLREGGYIINMGG